Proteins from one bacterium genomic window:
- a CDS encoding HTH domain-containing protein — MHKALHKSQELFTATWGEISTFWGINKVMGQLYALLFASDKPLTLDDMCERLQISRGNASMNIRALKTWGVIRKVRVQGDRKDYYELDEDTGKIMTRFVRERKRRELEPALETMRRSAVLLRTAIPAMKNGERKQAQIFLKRIENMLMVSESINTLLERFIHGESISINQLKTIPIAWKKGA, encoded by the coding sequence ATGCATAAAGCGCTGCACAAATCGCAAGAACTGTTTACGGCAACGTGGGGTGAGATCAGCACCTTTTGGGGCATCAATAAAGTAATGGGGCAACTGTATGCATTACTTTTTGCCAGCGATAAACCGCTCACGTTGGACGATATGTGCGAACGCCTACAAATCAGCCGCGGTAATGCCAGTATGAATATACGCGCGCTTAAAACGTGGGGCGTTATCCGCAAGGTAAGGGTTCAAGGCGACCGTAAAGATTATTACGAATTGGATGAAGATACGGGTAAAATCATGACCCGGTTTGTGCGCGAGCGAAAACGACGCGAACTCGAACCGGCGTTGGAAACGATGCGTCGCAGCGCCGTATTGCTTCGCACGGCCATTCCCGCTATGAAAAACGGAGAACGCAAACAGGCGCAGATTTTTCTCAAGCGTATCGAAAATATGCTTATGGTCTCCGAAAGCATCAATACCCTGCTGGAACGTTTTATTCATGGCGAGTCCATCAGCATCAACCAATTAAAAACCATACCCATAGCGTGGAAAAAAGGCGCATAA
- a CDS encoding polyprenyl synthetase family protein — protein sequence MNIIEREPWIQSFLQETDAVIHEVFENTGSAEFKDILKTHHQGGKRLRPMVIAASAQLGDRPALHLAYGAAALELLHLASLFHDDVLDDTTMRRDKLTARKHIGNLNSILTGDYLLAEVLHTIVEKLPTPLVSAFLDTIKRMTRSEILSKKLLNNLQISTSEYVQIIENKTATVFALATSLGIRLSTDDPVRIRQLSIYGMNLGMAYQIIDDMEDMTGASELTDDDLSHGYIGMPVIELLRAVPLNQKQEVLQMVRATQPEQRAALIRMMKSFSIFKVVHARVQHYLNISANALLDIKANTPEQRISLEFLKGLCGYLADKSLKAVDTYESADHIGTQIVSASTTVAATA from the coding sequence ATGAATATCATCGAACGTGAACCGTGGATACAAAGCTTTTTACAAGAAACCGACGCGGTCATCCACGAAGTTTTTGAAAATACGGGTAGCGCTGAATTTAAGGATATCCTCAAAACCCATCATCAGGGCGGCAAACGCCTTCGGCCGATGGTCATTGCGGCTTCCGCACAACTCGGTGACCGCCCCGCGCTACATCTCGCTTACGGCGCGGCCGCTCTCGAATTGCTCCACTTAGCATCATTATTTCACGACGACGTGCTTGACGATACCACCATGCGTCGCGATAAACTGACCGCACGCAAACATATCGGAAATCTCAATTCGATCTTAACCGGCGATTACCTGCTGGCCGAAGTTTTGCATACGATCGTCGAAAAATTACCCACGCCCCTTGTCAGCGCTTTTCTTGATACGATCAAACGTATGACACGAAGTGAAATTTTATCCAAAAAACTTCTGAACAATTTGCAGATCAGTACGTCTGAGTACGTTCAGATTATTGAGAACAAAACCGCAACGGTTTTTGCTTTGGCCACTTCTCTCGGTATTCGCCTGAGCACCGATGATCCGGTGCGCATTCGTCAGCTCAGTATTTACGGGATGAACCTCGGTATGGCCTATCAGATCATTGACGACATGGAAGATATGACCGGCGCTTCGGAATTAACCGATGATGATCTTTCTCACGGTTATATCGGCATGCCGGTGATCGAGTTACTGCGTGCGGTGCCCCTCAATCAAAAACAAGAAGTGTTGCAAATGGTACGCGCCACACAGCCCGAGCAACGTGCTGCGTTGATTCGTATGATGAAAAGTTTTTCCATTTTCAAAGTCGTGCATGCCCGCGTACAACATTACCTCAATATTTCGGCCAATGCGCTTTTGGATATTAAAGCCAACACGCCGGAGCAACGGATTTCTTTGGAATTTCTGAAAGGTTTGTGCGGATACTTGGCTGATAAATCACTAAAGGCTGTGGATACGTACGAGTCAGCGGATCACATCGGCACACAAATAGTTTCGGCCTCGACAACCGTAGCCGCTACGGCTTAG